Below is a genomic region from Vibrio cortegadensis.
ATGAAACGGCCGCAAAAATTTCAGTAAGTGTTGGTGTGAGCCTTTATCCGAAAAATACGTCTTGCGTGAATCAACTGATCAAGAATGCCGATGATAATATGTATAAGATGAAACAGCTCAACTCGCAATAACGGATAATTGAGCTGTTTTAATTTGCTTACTCTAAGATAGGCACACCACTGTGAAACTTGAAATCATCATCAGGTGTCGAAATTAATGCAGCCTCTGCTTGAGCTAGCTCTTGCACTCGTTTCGAGATATCGACAGGTGAGATTTGTTGTGCCAACGTTAAGTAATCTTGATAATGGCGCGCTTCAGAGCGTAAAAGAGAAATATAAAACTTTGCCATATCCTCATCTAAATGCGGAGCAAGTTTAGCAAATCGTTCACAAGATCGCGCTTCAATGAGTGAACCAATGATCAGTTTGTCGACGAGCGTATTTGGTTCATGAGTCGTCACTTTAGACAACAGCCCTTTGGCGTATCTTCCAGCCGAAATGTTTTCATAAGGAATATTTCTCTCATCCATTATTTCAAGAACTTGATAGAAGTGGTGTAGCTCTTCTTTAATAAGGAGAACCATTTTATCAATAAGATCTTGGCTATAAGGTGAGTTAGTTTTAGCCATAATTGCCTTTGAAATATTACTTTTTCCTTTAAGGCTCTCAAGAGAACCTTCTTTGCGGTAAGCAAAAGCCTCATAAGGTTTAAACCACTCTAACAGTGTATTTGCACTCTCTTTATCCACCGCGTACTTACGGATTAAATACATAGCCGATTGGCCTGCTTTAAGTTCGCAAAGCAAATGGTCGAGTAGGATGATCTTAAGATTTTCAGGTTTCTTCGCCTCATTGATCCAAGCATCGGGCGTTTCGCAATGTAAGAATTGTTTAATGGGAGCGAGTAGCTCTTGAATAGCAGTATTATTGATCATTACTTTCACTGTTGAAAAAGTGTCACTGTAGAAAAAAGGTCGCGAATGGCGACCTTGTGGCTAAATTTGATAATGAGTGAATAGGAAACCTATCGAAGGCTTACCATTTTTTCTTCTCACCAAAAAGTGCGTCCATGTCATCATCACGCTCTTTCTCTTCAATCTGTTGAAGATCCTCAGCATTTTTAACTTGGCGTTTTTTATCAAGCTCGTTCAGCATTAACTGCAGTTTTTCACGTGCTTGATTTGAATAAGCATCATTTTTTGTGCTGAGAGCATCAATGCCTTTACGCAAAAGTTGTACGGCAGTACCAGTTTGACCTCGTGCGATAGAATCTTTGGCACGTTTTACGACATTCTCGATGTTGATACGAATCTGAATCGTTTCAAGACGAGCATTTTCTGCGACGTAAGCCTGTGTTTCAAATCGACCTTTATTGTGCTCATTACGAACGGTATCACGAAGACGTTTTACCAGCTTAAGCATCACTATCGCTTGTTTGTCACTGCTCGGCACTTTAAAAGAAGTGGTGTCACCATCGGGATAATTTTCTTTTAGTTGAGTGATTTGCTGCTTTGTGTGAACAATACGCTGCGCAAGCTGTTTATTTCTA
It encodes:
- the miaE gene encoding tRNA isopentenyl-2-thiomethyl-A-37 hydroxylase MiaE; translation: MINNTAIQELLAPIKQFLHCETPDAWINEAKKPENLKIILLDHLLCELKAGQSAMYLIRKYAVDKESANTLLEWFKPYEAFAYRKEGSLESLKGKSNISKAIMAKTNSPYSQDLIDKMVLLIKEELHHFYQVLEIMDERNIPYENISAGRYAKGLLSKVTTHEPNTLVDKLIIGSLIEARSCERFAKLAPHLDEDMAKFYISLLRSEARHYQDYLTLAQQISPVDISKRVQELAQAEAALISTPDDDFKFHSGVPILE
- a CDS encoding DNA repair protein — protein: MNIGLIIALVAVLLVLVLGYNIMLQYKMKVETSKKQESSRYLTLIDATEDLIGNAHHVPFSKDLLVCLNTRILDALENMYQLDPRNKQLAQRIVHTKQQITQLKENYPDGDTTSFKVPSSDKQAIVMLKLVKRLRDTVRNEHNKGRFETQAYVAENARLETIQIRINIENVVKRAKDSIARGQTGTAVQLLRKGIDALSTKNDAYSNQAREKLQLMLNELDKKRQVKNAEDLQQIEEKERDDDMDALFGEKKKW